A section of the Corynebacterium tuberculostearicum genome encodes:
- a CDS encoding undecaprenyl-diphosphate phosphatase: MISNTATDAVSWAQVIVLSIVQGLTEFLPVSSSGHLRIVSELFWGNDAGASFTAVIQLGTELAVLVYFAPMIWQILSGWFRGWADKSSRGQDWRMGWMVIVGSIPIGIIGFAFEDAIRGALRNLWITAAMLILFSFVFIAAEKVGKKERSFDQLTMKDAIIMGLCQCLALIPGVSRSGGTISGGLFLGLDREVATRFSFLLAIPAVLASGLFSLPDAFSPESGQAASGLQLLVGTGIAFVLGYASIAWLLKFVGNHSFSWFAAYRIPVGVLVMILLALGVLQPL, encoded by the coding sequence GTGATTTCTAATACCGCAACTGACGCTGTTTCTTGGGCGCAGGTCATTGTTTTGTCCATCGTGCAGGGGCTTACCGAGTTTCTTCCGGTAAGTTCCTCCGGTCACCTGCGCATTGTTTCCGAGCTTTTTTGGGGCAACGACGCCGGCGCGTCCTTCACCGCAGTTATCCAGCTGGGCACGGAGCTGGCTGTATTGGTCTATTTCGCCCCAATGATTTGGCAGATTCTCTCCGGCTGGTTCCGCGGCTGGGCCGATAAGTCCTCTCGCGGCCAGGACTGGCGCATGGGGTGGATGGTCATCGTGGGTTCCATTCCCATCGGCATCATCGGCTTCGCATTCGAGGACGCTATCCGCGGCGCCCTGCGCAACCTGTGGATCACCGCCGCTATGCTCATCCTCTTTTCCTTCGTCTTCATCGCCGCAGAAAAAGTGGGCAAGAAGGAACGCAGTTTTGACCAGTTGACCATGAAAGACGCCATCATTATGGGCCTGTGCCAATGCTTGGCGCTCATTCCGGGTGTTTCCCGCTCCGGCGGCACCATTTCCGGTGGTCTGTTCCTGGGGCTGGACCGCGAGGTGGCCACTCGCTTTAGCTTCTTGCTCGCCATTCCAGCCGTGCTGGCTTCGGGCCTTTTCTCGCTTCCCGACGCCTTTTCTCCCGAATCCGGCCAAGCAGCCTCCGGCCTGCAGCTTCTGGTCGGCACTGGCATCGCTTTTGTACTGGGCTACGCCTCCATTGCGTGGCTACTAAAGTTCGTGGGCAACCATTCCTTCTCTTGGTTTGCCGCTTACCGCATCCCGGTCGGCGTGCTCGTCATGATCCTCCTGGCATTGGGAGTCCTGCAGCCGCTCTAA
- a CDS encoding quinone-dependent dihydroorotate dehydrogenase, with the protein MTSTIDQLRAQAYQLALRGMFKLSPERIHEIINTALSGLQAAGPANRALAKILPVNDPVLRQEVFGVEFPRPLGLAAGFDKNAAAADTWTPIGFGYAELGTVTAQAQPGNPAPRLFRLKADKAILNRMGFNNKGAAAAAENLRKRRYSDVIGINIGKTKVTPAEHAVEDYRRSASVLGDLADFLVVNVSSPNTPGLRDLQAVESLRPILSAVQECTAAPVLVKIAPDLSDADVDAVADLALELGLDGIVATNTTISREGLKTPAAEVKEMGAGGVSGPPVAERSLEVLRRLNERVGDQLTLISVGGISTPEQAWERITSGASLLQGYTGLIYGGPDWIRDIHRGIAAQIRAHGLSNISQAIGSGLPWKPLD; encoded by the coding sequence ATGACCAGCACTATTGACCAATTGCGCGCGCAGGCTTACCAGCTTGCCTTGCGGGGCATGTTTAAACTGAGCCCGGAGCGCATCCACGAGATTATCAACACTGCGCTCAGCGGACTCCAAGCCGCCGGGCCAGCCAACCGGGCCCTGGCAAAGATCCTGCCGGTCAACGATCCAGTGCTGCGCCAAGAGGTCTTCGGAGTAGAATTCCCCCGCCCGCTGGGACTTGCCGCCGGGTTTGATAAAAACGCCGCGGCTGCTGATACGTGGACTCCCATTGGCTTTGGTTATGCAGAGTTGGGCACCGTCACCGCCCAAGCACAGCCCGGCAATCCTGCTCCGCGGCTCTTCCGTCTGAAGGCCGATAAGGCCATCTTGAACCGGATGGGCTTTAACAATAAAGGTGCGGCAGCCGCCGCAGAAAACCTGCGCAAGCGTCGCTACAGCGATGTCATTGGCATCAATATTGGCAAAACCAAAGTCACCCCTGCCGAGCATGCTGTAGAAGACTACCGCCGCTCCGCGTCGGTGTTGGGCGACTTGGCAGATTTCCTGGTGGTCAACGTTTCTTCGCCGAATACCCCGGGCCTGCGCGACCTTCAAGCAGTAGAATCGCTGCGCCCCATTCTCTCCGCCGTGCAGGAATGCACCGCGGCTCCGGTGCTGGTGAAGATTGCCCCAGATCTTTCCGATGCCGACGTTGACGCCGTAGCAGACCTTGCCCTCGAACTCGGCCTCGACGGAATCGTAGCGACAAATACCACCATTTCCCGCGAGGGCCTTAAGACCCCAGCCGCCGAGGTAAAGGAGATGGGTGCCGGTGGCGTATCCGGCCCTCCGGTAGCTGAGCGCTCCCTGGAGGTACTGCGCCGCCTCAATGAGCGAGTCGGCGACCAGCTCACCCTCATCTCCGTGGGCGGCATCTCCACGCCAGAACAGGCATGGGAGCGCATCACTTCCGGTGCTTCCCTCCTGCAGGGCTACACCGGTCTCATCTACGGCGGACCGGACTGGATCCGCGATATCCACCGCGGCATTGCCGCTCAAATCCGTGCCCACGGTTTGAGCAATATTTCCCAGGCGATTGGCTCCGGCCTCCCCTGGAAGCCTTTGGATTAG
- the mshC gene encoding cysteine--1-D-myo-inosityl 2-amino-2-deoxy-alpha-D-glucopyranoside ligase — MHSWPTPSFRPVPGDAAQLRLYDSANQTIAPVEVAGDTATMYVCGITPYDSTHLGHAATYLTFDLIYRAFLDAGKKVHYVQNITDVDDPLFERAERDGVDWRELGTSQIDLFRSDMELLSVFPPQDYIGAMEAVDEVVEMVQKLLDVGAAYVVDDPEHPDIYASIEATERFGYESNYSAEEMRTFFAERGGDPDRPGKKNPLDALIWRAHREGEPAWESPFGPGRPGWHIECSAIATNRLGSTFDIQGGGSDLKFPHHEFSAAHAEAALNVDRMAQFYVHTGMIGLDGVKMSKSLGNLVFVHKLVGAGEDPSAIRLGVFAGHYRDERDWSDEVLDGAKRRLAAWREALEQPGSMAGAEEVVAKLRAAIANDLDTPAALAAVDEWAEADRGTDEDGAADLVRTALNSLLGVQA; from the coding sequence ATGCATTCTTGGCCAACACCTTCCTTCCGCCCTGTGCCGGGTGATGCGGCACAGCTGCGCTTGTACGATTCTGCGAACCAAACCATCGCTCCCGTAGAGGTCGCAGGGGATACCGCCACCATGTACGTGTGTGGCATCACGCCCTATGACTCCACCCACTTGGGCCATGCCGCCACGTACCTGACCTTTGACCTCATCTACCGTGCGTTCCTGGATGCCGGGAAGAAGGTTCACTACGTCCAAAACATCACCGACGTCGATGATCCGCTATTCGAACGTGCTGAACGCGACGGTGTAGATTGGCGTGAGCTCGGCACTTCTCAAATTGATCTCTTCCGTTCCGATATGGAGCTGCTCTCCGTTTTCCCGCCGCAGGACTATATCGGCGCCATGGAAGCCGTCGATGAGGTCGTGGAGATGGTGCAAAAGCTGCTTGATGTCGGAGCGGCCTACGTCGTAGACGACCCTGAGCACCCAGATATCTACGCCTCCATCGAGGCCACCGAGCGCTTTGGTTATGAGTCCAATTACTCTGCCGAAGAGATGCGCACCTTCTTTGCCGAGCGCGGCGGCGATCCCGACCGCCCAGGGAAGAAGAATCCGCTCGACGCACTCATCTGGCGTGCCCACCGCGAGGGCGAACCAGCCTGGGAGTCGCCCTTTGGGCCTGGCCGCCCAGGCTGGCATATTGAGTGTTCCGCCATCGCCACCAACCGCTTGGGATCAACCTTTGATATCCAGGGTGGCGGCAGCGACCTGAAGTTCCCACACCATGAGTTTTCCGCTGCCCACGCCGAGGCCGCCCTCAACGTTGATCGCATGGCACAGTTCTACGTGCATACCGGCATGATTGGCCTCGACGGGGTCAAGATGTCTAAGTCCTTGGGCAACCTCGTCTTCGTCCACAAGCTCGTCGGAGCGGGTGAGGATCCCTCCGCTATCCGCTTGGGCGTCTTCGCAGGCCATTACCGCGACGAGCGAGACTGGTCCGACGAGGTGCTCGACGGCGCTAAGCGCCGCCTCGCCGCATGGCGGGAGGCTCTTGAGCAGCCGGGAAGCATGGCAGGGGCCGAAGAGGTCGTCGCCAAGCTGCGTGCCGCAATCGCCAACGACCTTGATACCCCGGCCGCGCTCGCTGCCGTGGATGAGTGGGCAGAGGCCGACCGTGGCACGGACGAGGACGGCGCGGCCGATTTGGTTCGCACCGCACTAAATTCGCTCCTCGGCGTGCAGGCTTAG